Genomic segment of Mixophyes fleayi isolate aMixFle1 chromosome 4 unlocalized genomic scaffold, aMixFle1.hap1 SUPER_4_unloc_4, whole genome shotgun sequence:
ACCAAAGCTGCCAGGAAAAGCGCCCCAGCTACTGGCGGCGTGAAGAAGCCTCACCGCTACCGTCCCGGCACTGTTGCTCTGCGAGAGATCCGCCGCTACCAGAAGTCCACCGAGCTGCTGATCCGCAAGTTGCCCTTCCAGCGCTTAGTACGTGAGATCGCCCAGGACTTCAAGACCGACCTGCGCTTCCAGAGCTCAGCAGTCATGGCTCTGCAAGAGGCCAGCGAGGCTTATCTGGTGGGGCTCTTCGAGGACACCAACCTGTGCGCCA
This window contains:
- the LOC142111738 gene encoding histone H3, producing the protein MARTKQTARKSTGGKAPRKQLATKAARKSAPATGGVKKPHRYRPGTVALREIRRYQKSTELLIRKLPFQRLVREIAQDFKTDLRFQSSAVMALQEASEAYLVGLFEDTNLCAIHAKRVTIMPKDIQLARRIRGERA